From Quercus lobata isolate SW786 chromosome 11, ValleyOak3.0 Primary Assembly, whole genome shotgun sequence:
ATGCACTTCAATGATTGGAAAATAATGTTCATTTGGACTAAATGGTATCAACCGCATATCTTTGCTGCAAAAAATCTCTTCTCtagtagaaaatatttttactgTGAAATCAGCCCAACACAATTCTTATTTCGTTGAATTAAAACATATCTGTTTGTCGCATTTCTACTTTCTTCTTTCCTGAAACctatacaaacacaaaatagaaatggaaaaatataaattggaATTATAAGGCATTAGAAATGAAAGACATTCTCCATATTTCCACATCCGCTTTTTCTTGTCTCAACAATGGACAATGATGTTCTAATGTTAGTCATAtcatataaaagagaaaaagctttCCAACTATTGTGCTATTATTGGGGGGTGTGGAAAAAAGATCAAAGTCACATCAGAAATTCTAGAATTTCCAAAATAGTAAAAGAGCAATTGATACACCTTtactattcagcaaaaaaaaaaaattcagcaaaaaaatttgatacaCCTTTACTAGTGTACACTTGGCCTTTCATAGCAGTGCCACTAAACAACTGGACCTTAGTCTTCTAGGTCTGGACCAAGCAAAAGGATATGGGTGTAGACAATTGATGGGGTTCTCATACTCTCATAGGCCCTAGCCAGCAAAATCATGCATTTCTACCCAATGTTAGTGCTGTACACACGGCAAACTCTTGTGTATACATTTGGATTTTGGACCATATATAGTCCAGAACTTTATTTTCattgggtcaaaaaaaaaaaaaaaaactttattttcattgatttttttttgggtcaacaTTGGATCATATTGTTTCAATAGTAAgttgtgtaaaataatttttgtatttagaaAATGAGAGGTTTGATGgtgaaaataagttaaaatttaatcttaaatAGTCAAGacattatatttgttttaactTTATGTTGAATTGAGACTATTTCATTCTAGCTTCAAATTACTTTGTGATGTAAATTAGGTTGAACCCAATTGATTTTGTctatcaattaattaatttgaccATTTAAGTGTCTATTTGGTACAGcttatttttcaaacttttgaaaatgagctgtttaaaaaaaatttacctagaaataaagaagtaaaacctataaaaaaaattataaaattaaagtaGGGATTGGAAACATGTTACCAAACAGACACTTGTAAACGTGATTGTCTACCTATGAAATTGACAATCAGGCATATTGCTAGAAATTTGCTATACACGTATGTCTACCGGTTCAATCATTTTATAGCACTTGTAggaaattttaacaaaagtgaATAAGTTATGCAAAAAGTTttaaagattaaagaaaagaGGGAGATTACAATTTATCCATGTGGTATTGCCCTATCGTGTGTTGTATTTGTAgtgattgatatttttttttttactaaaagttgTGATGATAAAGCAAAACCATCAGTGGGTGAGTTGTATTTGGAATATTATGCAAAATTAATTCATTTGAATAGAACtttaacaatttcattttaatctaAACCTCTAAGGATCAAATATagaaattaaaagttttttttatataaataaattgtaatagGACCAAATCTCATTGGGTAAATTgtgattaaaaagaaaaataaataaaccattttCGAAATTATAAGTGCCATTTtgtaaatgaaattattttacacatCCTACACTAACATCCAAAATATGAAGGTTTAAAAAAAGAgacatgaaaataaaagatacatCCTGCAAATAAGactataaaataaacaaagttgCTTATGAACAATTTACGATTAGTTAATTAAGGAAAAAGCTTATTTATATACGTTTATTTAACAAACGAGTCAatcacatatataataatatgattGTGAACAATCTTGTGGTATAATGCTCAATTTAAGTATATAGAATATTGTATAGAATAATGcacgcgcgcgcacacacatatatagattCTATACTAGATTGTGCaaatttgtaaataagtttATGAGATGTCAAACtataattagtattttattaataatataaaatttcattttcgtaattatatataaactttaaCAAAACAATATCCGTGAATCTAAATTTCATAAACAAACACCATTTTATCTAATTAAATCAActaatataatttcaactaaaatttagttattaattattactatAGATTTTTGGAGGAGTAATACATTTTATCTatgttgtttattatatttggaaaaacaataaattaattaagtagCTTCTAAACAAGTTCAAGCTTGTTCAAATCAAACTTAGATATATAATCCAACTTAGTGATGAACTCAAATTGACTaatgtttgaaataaaattgaatgaATAAATCTTGAAACTTTAATACTTCAACTTGAAACTAAGAAAATCACCCTTCTCTTGTTGttgaaactaataaaataaaaacttggcCCAGTTGATTTATAGCCCCTCTCGTAAAACATCTTTTAGCTTTACTTATTGCAATTGTATTTGTATCATGTGTCTCTGTCTCACTAGGCCCTTTCGGCCCAAAGAGTAAACCTGCTTGAGGCCTAAACTATCTTCTTCTCCAAAGTCCATAATTCCTAACCAAAACGACTCTGATCCATAGCCATTCCCCAATCCCAATCTCTCTTACTTGTTTTTGAGCTTTTAGCTCTAAAAAATGGAATTGTTATTGAAGATATGCATATGAATTTCAGTTACTATTAATGAATCTCATACTATGAATTTCAAAAGCACTTCCATTTTCATTCCATTTCTACTTCACGCTGGTTCTGACTCAGTCATATGACCCTTTTCAAGCTTTGTGGCAGCCTTTTGTGTCCATTTCTAGCTTCAACTGCCACAAATTTGGTCTGAACGAGTCATATCCATTGAAAACAATCTCAAAAAGTACTTAATCCCCCTCACAATTTTCTCACCCTTTTTGTCTTTGACAATCATTACCAATGACTGCATAAGCTACCAAGAGTTGTATATCATGAATAATTGAAGGCAAATGTTATCAAACACCTTAAGGTGCTTGTTAAGGTTAAAATAATGTGAGTtccacataataaaaaaaaattgaataaataggAGAAATTGTATAAAACTGGCCCAAAAGTGTATAAAGTTGACAAAACACCGACATAAAGACAACATCTGACACAAAGTTTGGTGTTAACAGGCACTTTATTGTGCCCATTAACACAACCCCTGATTGAATACCACTAACATTTACCACCTTAATGCATTTTCCATTTTGTTCCTTGTAAAGAAGTGATCTTGATGCATAGAAGCAAGGAATTTGATAATTCTTAACTACACTTGAACAAGATAATTCAAACACAATGCAAATAAAATATTGCAGCATTATGTGTAACTGATTTCCAACTTAAATAAGTATATAACCTACAATGGTAATGTTCAAATGTTGCAGCTTAAATAAGTTTTCTGAATCATGTCAATGTTCGAATGTTGCACACATAATAAAGCATCATAACATGGAAGTAACATCAGAAGCTACCCTATGATCATTACCCAAACTGTAATACCTTCTCAATGTTCACTGGGACATGACCCAagaaacaaacaacaaaataagcTAGATGGTTAATATGTTACCACATGATGTGGCAGGTTATTCATAATAGTAATAGGTAGCAAATAGTTAAGAAGCACATAACAGGGAGGGATTAATGTCTTACAAAACCCAATATGAGAGTTTTTGAGTCAACCTAAACTAAATACTTAcacaatatatacaaaaaagagCAAGTTTAGTTATCAGGCTAATGAACTGGGTGGGGCTTGAGTCATAGGCAAGGCAGCAAGTGACAACCTGCAAAATGTAACAACAAATTACCTTTCAATTAAGTCAATAAACACCTATACAAGAACAGCATTATGCTTATATAGCTTTATGCTGCAGGAAGGTATGAAATGGGGAGAGAGAAATATGCCTGCCAGCTTCGATGATATCCAGCACACGCCTAGAAGAATGGAGAAAGAGTTAGTGAAGAAAGCTTTTAAAATGAGTAGGATTTTGCTAACTTTTGCAAAACAAGAATTGATATGCAAgataaaccctttttttttaatgcaaataTCTTAATTATGACCTTCTAAATGATCATACAAAGTACCAAGACATGTTAGTCTAATGGAACCATAGAACatgaaaatatctttttttttccttactaaGATGCAAAGAGCTTAAATTAGCTTTATGGCTAATCAACAACAGCATGATGTGGAAATTATTACTAGCAACAAGAAAGTTACAGAGATCCAATTAAGGTATTTAACCATAAAGCAACTTAATGAAATTTACCAAataccctatatatatatatatatatatatatagagagagagagagagagagagagagagagaatatatattaaaaagagaCAGCCAGGAAGCACAGCCAATATGAAAAGAGAGACTAAAACTTACTGAGCGTCATACTGCAATTTCTTATCAGCTTCTTTCTGATTTTTTTGGCGCTTCTTTGAGGAACTTGGACCCACAACTGAAGGCTCTGGTAAATCAGCAAGCACAAATCCACTTTGTAAATTGACTGCTTGAGATGAGGGTTGTGCACTGATCAATTGAGTTGATGGTTCAGGTGGTGGTACTTTGAGTTCAGTGCGAACTTGTGTTCTTGAGGAAGCCCCTGGAATTGCAACTTCCATGGCTCGTATGCTAGGACCTTGGGGTACAGCACTGATATTGGCATGGCTTCTATCCTTGACTTTATGCAATGCAGCATAGAGTTTGCCTTTAGACTTAATAATTTCAGAAAGAATTATTCCTGATCCAGATTGACCTGCATTATATCTTCAATTAGTTATTCATGCCAAGAGTCTCGTGACTCAACTAATACCTCCTGGTGCTTCCAATGGAGACATCCAGGGTTCAAATCGCCCTACCCATagctatcattttttttttttttttaaatttgctaTTCACACAAAGTTTAGAACACACATGGCATAAATAGATTTAAAACAACTTCATAATAATCATAGAGCAAAGATACCCAAATGGGAGAGAATGACAGCGCGTGCTGCCAATTGTTCAGCTTCCTTCTTGTTTCTACCAGGTTCACCATTATAACATACACCAttgaaaatcaaagaagataTGAAAACTGGAGGCAACCCTTCTGTTTGAACAGTATTGTAAACAGGCTTTTGCAGAGTCATCTTGACAGCAAACTCGTTAAGGATAGACTTGCAAAATACCGTATTCTGGAAAATAACCACAAGgttaatttaaatgaaaaaaaagaaaagaaaaaagaaattggtcAATCTTTGAAGCAATAAGAGAAGATCTAATATGTCAAACATACATAAATGAATGAACCTAATTCTCAGTAAACTGAgcctaaataatatttataagcaCATTAACATTACACTTCATATCTGCATTCATCATTCATAATTGCTTGCATTCGCATACCTAAAAAGTAAAGTGCAAGTTTCATAATTAGATGAGCTACAAATACAAAGTATTGTATTGACATTATTTCAACCCCTACGAGTCTTCTTACAAAGAAACACATAAATCTCAATGCCTTGGGAAACAGCATTGTACCTaagagaaaatatataaatcacGTGATTAGTGAAGTctaaattgggaaaaaaaaatctgtttccTCCAACAATAACACACTTGCCGGCTTAGAAACTAACTAGCTTATCAATAGCCATACAAACATTAACATAtagtaacaaaataattatctaAGATGTCAAAGCAAAATAACATGCACATGGTTGTACCTTCAATATAGCAATGCAACCACAATAGAAGacttcatattttttataagccCTTATTATCTAACTTGAATATTTATTATCCATATTGAATTACTAATACTCAAAATTAATCCACCTAGAAAAGATGCAACCTACATATTTATGTTCTAAAAGGTcaccaaaattttattgtaatagaaTATCCCACACTTATATGCATCTTTCAGCCTCACAATTTTGTCTTCTTTCAACCTCCAAAAAGATAATCTCCcaacctttgaaa
This genomic window contains:
- the LOC115969341 gene encoding double-stranded RNA-binding protein 4-like; this translates as MAEMRPNAFPQPRLEPEPQLSAPLQPQQRPSTSAAPSSSSRLPEQLMYKNRLQEYAQRSAIQLPMYKTVNEGSQHAPKFRSTVVVDGQIYTSPNTFLQRKIAEQDVSKLALEHISKKIKDERYPLTPLICENTVFCKSILNEFAVKMTLQKPVYNTVQTEGLPPVFISSLIFNGVCYNGEPGRNKKEAEQLAARAVILSHLGQSGSGIILSEIIKSKGKLYAALHKVKDRSHANISAVPQGPSIRAMEVAIPGASSRTQVRTELKVPPPEPSTQLISAQPSSQAVNLQSGFVLADLPEPSVVGPSSSKKRQKNQKEADKKLQYDAQRVLDIIEAGRLSLAALPMTQAPPSSLA